One region of Tachysurus vachellii isolate PV-2020 chromosome 11, HZAU_Pvac_v1, whole genome shotgun sequence genomic DNA includes:
- the nol4la gene encoding nucleolar protein 4-like isoform X2: protein MATKKPCSDLTKRSRSPVVLEAEMFSEFQEWCLRTYGDSGKTKTVTRRKYNKIMQTLLQNEEADGVYMDNSHINAKFKFWVKSKGFQVGSTVLGEHNQKGTPGKPVLYVPVKSTCSDGGQSQDSSLKRVAVVEDFFDIIYAMHVEMGADPGRAPKHAGQKKTYKAIAETYAFLPREAVTRFLMSCGECQKRMHINPSTAEFKENDRPTSLVPDLIDYNMPLTATYLKQMKLQCMNTNEQDESSVSSEDLDMTEPAWGSTERAPAAAPSSTPEPRPERKATPPQPSIKEEEDDSSSESASTNGLPSLAPPNTAAVVTGGVSVTDGMIPYEEVNCNGTTAPLDFSTTSSSSSSEEGQQPLNLSDRLLQGVTPPLAPYPADPSRKYTIKTEYGNKSPQYSSGSYDSVKTEVSMCAEELNTARTQVMDDDDDDHDDHDDSDKINDTEGLDPERLKAFNMFVRLFVDENLDRMVPISKQPKEKIQAIIESCSRQFPEFQERARKRIRTYLKSCRRMKKGGFETRPTPPHLTSAMAENILAAACESETRNAAKRMRLDIYQNHDESINADKPNSRDPAAVAHSGFSLAASAYSQDQLYTNGGLTYSFRGYGALGNSLQNSAAAQSNGPTDLSMKSVGSSSSSSSSNSHGQGGGGGGASAQLSPPEVTAVRQLIAGYRESAAFLLRSADELENLILQQN from the exons ATGGCCACCAAGAAGCCGTGCTCGGATTTAACAAAAAGGAGTCGAAGTCCGGTCGTGCTTGAGGCCGAGATGTTCAGTGAATTTCAGGAGTGGTGCCTCCGGACTTACGGCGACTCGGGAAAAACCAAGACAGTCACACGCAGGAAATACAACAAAATCATGCAAACGCTGTTGCAGAATGAAGAGGCGGACGGTGTGTACATGGACAACAGCCACATCAACGCCAAATTCAAATTCTGGGTGAAATCCAAAGGGTTCCAGGTCGGGAGTACCGTCCTAGGTGAGCACAACCAGAAAGGCACTCCAGGGAAGCCCGTGCTCTACGTCCCTGTCAAATCAACG TGCTCTGATGGCGGACAGTCACAGGACAGTTCTCTGAAACGCGTCGCAGTCGTGGAGGATTTCTTTGACATCATCTATGCCATGCATGTGGAGATGGGCGCAGATCCAGGAAGGGCACCCAAACATGCTGGCCAGAAAAAGACCTACAAAGCG ATTGCAGAGACATACGCTTTCCTTCCCCGCGAGGCTGTGACCCGCTTCCTGATGAGCTGTGGGGAATGCCAGAAGAGGATGCACATCAACCCCAGCACAGCAGAGTTTAAAG AAAATGACCGACCCACCTCACTGGTCCCAGACCTCATCGACTACAACATGCCCCTTACTGCCACCTACCTGAAACAGATGAAACTCCAGTGCATGAATACCAACGAACAG GATGAGAGTTCGGTGAGCAGTGAAGACCTGGATATGACTGAGCCAGCATGGGGCTCTACTGAGCGAGCTCCAGCAGCAGCGCCCAGCAGCACTCCTGAGCCACGACCAGAGAGGAAGGCCACACCCCCACAACCCAGCATCAAAGAGGAGGAAG ATGACTCCTCCTCTGAGAGTGCCAGCACTAATGGGCTCCCTTCCCTCGCACCTCCTAACACTGCTGCTGTGGTCACTGGGGGTGTTTCTGTGACAGATGGCATGATTCCATATGAAGAGGTGAATTGCAATGGAACCACAGCACCACTGGACTTCagcaccacatcatcatcatcatcctctgaAGAAGGCCAGCAACCCCTCAACCTGAGTGATAGGCTGTTGCAGGGGGTTACTCCCCCACTTGCACCATACCCTGCTGACCCCAGCAGGAAATACACAATCAAAACAGAATATGGCAACAAG TCTCCTCAGTACAGCTCAGGAAGCTACGACTCAGTAAAGACTGAAGTGAGCATGTGTGCTGAAGAGTTGAATACAGCTCGTACTCAGGtcatggatgatgatgatgatgatcatgatgatcaCGATGACAGTGACAAGATTAATGACACCGAAGGTCTAGACCCCGAGAGGCTCAAAGCTTTCAAT ATGTTTGTACGATTGTTTGTGGATGAGAATCTGGACCGGATGGTGCCCATCTCCAAGCAACCAAAAGAGAAGATCCAGGCCATCATTGAGTCCTGCAGCCGCCAATTTCCAGAGTTCCAGGAGCGAGCTCGTAAACGCATTCGCACCTACCTCAAATCCTGCAGACGCATGAAGAAAGGAGGCTTTGAG ACACGGCCCACTCCACCACACCTCACCTCTGCCATGGCTGAAAACATCCTGGCAGCCGCCTGTGAGAGCGAGACACGTAATGCTGCCAAGAGAATGCGCCTTGACATATACCAGAATCAC GACGAGTCAATTAATGCAGACAAACCCAACTCCAGAGACCCAGCCGCTGTGGCCCACTCAGGCTTCTCATTGGCTGCCTCAGCCTACTCACAGGACCAGCTTTACACCAATGGGGGGCTTACTTACAGTTTCCGTGGTTACGGAGCCCTAGGCAACAGCCTGCAAAACAGTGCAGCAGCGCAGAGCAATG gtCCTACTGACTTGAGTATGAAGTCTGTGGGCTCCAGCTCCTCCTCCTCAAGCTCTAATAGTCACGGTCAGGgcggtggaggtggaggagcgTCGGCTCAGCTCAGCCCTCCTGAAGTCACGGCAGTGCGGCAGCTCATTGCCGGCTATCGTGAGTCCGCCGCCTTCCTGCTTCGCTCAGCTGACGAGCTTGAAAACCTCATTCTACAGCAGAACTGA
- the nol4la gene encoding nucleolar protein 4-like isoform X1 — MATKKPCSDLTKRSRSPVVLEAEMFSEFQEWCLRTYGDSGKTKTVTRRKYNKIMQTLLQNEEADGVYMDNSHINAKFKFWVKSKGFQVGSTVLGEHNQKGTPGKPVLYVPVKSTQCSDGGQSQDSSLKRVAVVEDFFDIIYAMHVEMGADPGRAPKHAGQKKTYKAIAETYAFLPREAVTRFLMSCGECQKRMHINPSTAEFKENDRPTSLVPDLIDYNMPLTATYLKQMKLQCMNTNEQDESSVSSEDLDMTEPAWGSTERAPAAAPSSTPEPRPERKATPPQPSIKEEEDDSSSESASTNGLPSLAPPNTAAVVTGGVSVTDGMIPYEEVNCNGTTAPLDFSTTSSSSSSEEGQQPLNLSDRLLQGVTPPLAPYPADPSRKYTIKTEYGNKSPQYSSGSYDSVKTEVSMCAEELNTARTQVMDDDDDDHDDHDDSDKINDTEGLDPERLKAFNMFVRLFVDENLDRMVPISKQPKEKIQAIIESCSRQFPEFQERARKRIRTYLKSCRRMKKGGFETRPTPPHLTSAMAENILAAACESETRNAAKRMRLDIYQNHDESINADKPNSRDPAAVAHSGFSLAASAYSQDQLYTNGGLTYSFRGYGALGNSLQNSAAAQSNGPTDLSMKSVGSSSSSSSSNSHGQGGGGGGASAQLSPPEVTAVRQLIAGYRESAAFLLRSADELENLILQQN, encoded by the exons ATGGCCACCAAGAAGCCGTGCTCGGATTTAACAAAAAGGAGTCGAAGTCCGGTCGTGCTTGAGGCCGAGATGTTCAGTGAATTTCAGGAGTGGTGCCTCCGGACTTACGGCGACTCGGGAAAAACCAAGACAGTCACACGCAGGAAATACAACAAAATCATGCAAACGCTGTTGCAGAATGAAGAGGCGGACGGTGTGTACATGGACAACAGCCACATCAACGCCAAATTCAAATTCTGGGTGAAATCCAAAGGGTTCCAGGTCGGGAGTACCGTCCTAGGTGAGCACAACCAGAAAGGCACTCCAGGGAAGCCCGTGCTCTACGTCCCTGTCAAATCAACG CAGTGCTCTGATGGCGGACAGTCACAGGACAGTTCTCTGAAACGCGTCGCAGTCGTGGAGGATTTCTTTGACATCATCTATGCCATGCATGTGGAGATGGGCGCAGATCCAGGAAGGGCACCCAAACATGCTGGCCAGAAAAAGACCTACAAAGCG ATTGCAGAGACATACGCTTTCCTTCCCCGCGAGGCTGTGACCCGCTTCCTGATGAGCTGTGGGGAATGCCAGAAGAGGATGCACATCAACCCCAGCACAGCAGAGTTTAAAG AAAATGACCGACCCACCTCACTGGTCCCAGACCTCATCGACTACAACATGCCCCTTACTGCCACCTACCTGAAACAGATGAAACTCCAGTGCATGAATACCAACGAACAG GATGAGAGTTCGGTGAGCAGTGAAGACCTGGATATGACTGAGCCAGCATGGGGCTCTACTGAGCGAGCTCCAGCAGCAGCGCCCAGCAGCACTCCTGAGCCACGACCAGAGAGGAAGGCCACACCCCCACAACCCAGCATCAAAGAGGAGGAAG ATGACTCCTCCTCTGAGAGTGCCAGCACTAATGGGCTCCCTTCCCTCGCACCTCCTAACACTGCTGCTGTGGTCACTGGGGGTGTTTCTGTGACAGATGGCATGATTCCATATGAAGAGGTGAATTGCAATGGAACCACAGCACCACTGGACTTCagcaccacatcatcatcatcatcctctgaAGAAGGCCAGCAACCCCTCAACCTGAGTGATAGGCTGTTGCAGGGGGTTACTCCCCCACTTGCACCATACCCTGCTGACCCCAGCAGGAAATACACAATCAAAACAGAATATGGCAACAAG TCTCCTCAGTACAGCTCAGGAAGCTACGACTCAGTAAAGACTGAAGTGAGCATGTGTGCTGAAGAGTTGAATACAGCTCGTACTCAGGtcatggatgatgatgatgatgatcatgatgatcaCGATGACAGTGACAAGATTAATGACACCGAAGGTCTAGACCCCGAGAGGCTCAAAGCTTTCAAT ATGTTTGTACGATTGTTTGTGGATGAGAATCTGGACCGGATGGTGCCCATCTCCAAGCAACCAAAAGAGAAGATCCAGGCCATCATTGAGTCCTGCAGCCGCCAATTTCCAGAGTTCCAGGAGCGAGCTCGTAAACGCATTCGCACCTACCTCAAATCCTGCAGACGCATGAAGAAAGGAGGCTTTGAG ACACGGCCCACTCCACCACACCTCACCTCTGCCATGGCTGAAAACATCCTGGCAGCCGCCTGTGAGAGCGAGACACGTAATGCTGCCAAGAGAATGCGCCTTGACATATACCAGAATCAC GACGAGTCAATTAATGCAGACAAACCCAACTCCAGAGACCCAGCCGCTGTGGCCCACTCAGGCTTCTCATTGGCTGCCTCAGCCTACTCACAGGACCAGCTTTACACCAATGGGGGGCTTACTTACAGTTTCCGTGGTTACGGAGCCCTAGGCAACAGCCTGCAAAACAGTGCAGCAGCGCAGAGCAATG gtCCTACTGACTTGAGTATGAAGTCTGTGGGCTCCAGCTCCTCCTCCTCAAGCTCTAATAGTCACGGTCAGGgcggtggaggtggaggagcgTCGGCTCAGCTCAGCCCTCCTGAAGTCACGGCAGTGCGGCAGCTCATTGCCGGCTATCGTGAGTCCGCCGCCTTCCTGCTTCGCTCAGCTGACGAGCTTGAAAACCTCATTCTACAGCAGAACTGA